The Altererythrobacter sp. Root672 genome includes a window with the following:
- the rplQ gene encoding 50S ribosomal protein L17 — MRHGHGGRKLQRKSGHRAALLRNMAAALIKHEQIQTTTPKAKELRPYVEKLITLAKHGGLSNRRLAHSRILDETQEKKLFDVLAARYAGREGGYTRIIKAGIRASDAAPIAIIELVDRDVDAKGQDSGPVLNEELEEA; from the coding sequence ATGCGTCACGGTCACGGCGGCCGCAAGCTGCAGCGCAAGTCCGGCCATCGCGCCGCCCTTCTGCGTAACATGGCAGCGGCTCTCATCAAGCACGAGCAGATCCAGACCACCACGCCGAAGGCGAAGGAACTGCGTCCCTACGTCGAAAAGCTGATCACGCTGGCCAAGCATGGCGGCCTTTCGAACCGTCGTCTCGCGCACAGCCGCATCCTCGACGAAACGCAGGAAAAGAAGCTGTTTGACGTACTCGCGGCTCGCTACGCCGGCCGTGAAGGCGGCTACACCCGCATCATCAAGGCCGGCATCCGCGCCAGCGACGCTGCCCCGATCGCGATCATCGAGCTCGTCGACCGCGACGTCGACGCCAAGGGCCAGGACAGCGGTCCGGTGCTGAACGAGGAACTGGAAGAAGCGTAA
- the secY gene encoding preprotein translocase subunit SecY, which translates to MASRADNIASNLSLANFSKATELKQRIWFTIGALIVFRFLSFVPLPGVNPLILESLYDQTRGGILDLFNTFSGGSLERMSLIALGVMPYITASIVVQLAAALHPSLVALKKEGEAGRKKLNQYTRYGAVFLCAIQGWFLAAGLEAYGAQSGLQAVVNPGMMFRVVAVINLVGGTMFLLWLGEQITSRGIGNGVSLIIMAGIVAQFPTFIANLFEGGRTGSINVFVIVGLVVMIVGLVLAICFMERAQRRLLVQYPKRASARGMMQADRSHLPLKLNTAGVIPPIFASSLLLLPLTISQFAGNSVSTGSAFYGVIQTLNQYLQHGQPLYLAFYATGIIFFCFFYTAVVFNPEETAENLKKNGGFIPGIRPGKRTAEYLDYVLTRITVIGAIYLTVVCVLPEYMIAQTGIPLFLGGTSLLIVVNVTVDTISQIQSHLLAHQYGDLIKKAKLKGRLR; encoded by the coding sequence ATGGCATCACGCGCGGACAATATCGCGAGCAATCTCAGTCTCGCCAATTTCTCCAAGGCAACTGAGCTCAAGCAGCGCATCTGGTTTACGATCGGTGCGCTGATCGTGTTCCGGTTCCTCAGCTTCGTCCCGCTTCCGGGTGTGAACCCGCTGATCCTGGAGTCGCTCTACGACCAGACGCGGGGTGGTATCCTCGATCTGTTCAACACTTTCTCAGGCGGCAGCCTTGAGCGCATGAGTCTCATCGCGCTCGGCGTCATGCCCTACATTACCGCATCCATCGTGGTGCAGCTTGCGGCTGCCCTGCATCCCTCGCTGGTAGCTCTCAAGAAAGAGGGCGAGGCAGGACGCAAGAAGCTCAACCAGTACACCCGTTACGGCGCGGTGTTCCTCTGCGCTATCCAGGGCTGGTTCCTCGCGGCGGGCCTTGAGGCTTACGGCGCGCAGAGCGGCCTTCAGGCGGTGGTCAACCCCGGCATGATGTTCCGCGTCGTTGCGGTCATCAACCTCGTCGGCGGGACCATGTTCCTTCTCTGGCTGGGTGAGCAGATCACTAGCCGGGGTATCGGCAATGGCGTGTCGCTGATCATCATGGCCGGCATCGTCGCCCAGTTCCCGACCTTTATTGCCAACCTTTTCGAAGGCGGCCGCACGGGCTCGATCAACGTTTTCGTGATCGTCGGCCTGGTGGTGATGATCGTGGGCCTGGTGCTAGCGATCTGCTTCATGGAGAGGGCGCAGCGACGATTGCTAGTGCAATATCCCAAGCGAGCGAGCGCTCGCGGGATGATGCAGGCCGATCGCAGCCACTTGCCGCTCAAGCTCAACACCGCGGGCGTGATCCCGCCGATCTTCGCCAGTTCGTTGCTGCTGCTGCCGCTGACGATCAGCCAGTTTGCTGGCAACTCGGTCAGCACGGGGAGCGCGTTCTACGGCGTGATCCAGACGCTGAACCAGTACCTTCAGCATGGGCAGCCGCTCTATCTGGCGTTCTATGCCACGGGCATCATCTTCTTCTGCTTCTTCTACACGGCCGTCGTGTTCAATCCGGAAGAGACGGCGGAGAACCTGAAGAAGAATGGCGGCTTCATCCCCGGCATTCGACCGGGCAAGCGAACCGCGGAATACCTCGACTACGTGCTGACTCGCATCACGGTGATCGGCGCGATCTACCTGACGGTGGTCTGCGTGCTGCCGGAGTACATGATCGCGCAGACGGGCATTCCGCTGTTCCTCGGCGGAACCAGCCTGCTGATCGTGGTGAACGTCACGGTCGATACGATCAGCCAGATCCAGTCGCACTTGCTTGCGCACCAGTACGGTGACCTTATCAAGAAGGCGAAGCTGAAGGGCCGGCTGCGTTAA
- a CDS encoding trimeric intracellular cation channel family protein encodes MTPPPALPPLLDLAGIAVFALSGALLAAKMRQTIVSVIFFALVTGVGGGSVRDLLIDAPVFWVRDPWVAPVILMIAFITWFTPSRWWDGKMLDWADAVGLAVYSVLGTAKALAYGVAPVPAILMGVITGCVGGIIRDVLAGRPSILMRPELYVTAAALSASLCALGTLAGLPLFPVWAAAAAAGFCLRGAALIWNIELPAYSRDP; translated from the coding sequence ATGACGCCACCGCCAGCCCTGCCCCCGCTGCTCGACCTCGCCGGTATCGCGGTCTTCGCGCTCAGCGGCGCGCTGCTGGCCGCGAAGATGCGGCAGACGATTGTCTCGGTGATATTCTTCGCCCTCGTGACCGGCGTAGGCGGTGGCTCGGTGCGCGACCTGCTGATCGACGCGCCGGTGTTCTGGGTGCGCGATCCGTGGGTCGCGCCGGTGATCCTGATGATCGCCTTCATCACCTGGTTCACGCCGAGCCGCTGGTGGGACGGCAAGATGCTCGATTGGGCCGATGCCGTCGGCCTAGCGGTCTATTCGGTGCTGGGGACGGCCAAGGCGCTCGCTTATGGCGTGGCGCCGGTACCGGCTATCCTGATGGGCGTGATCACCGGGTGCGTCGGCGGCATCATTCGCGATGTCCTGGCGGGGAGGCCCTCGATCCTCATGCGGCCGGAGCTCTACGTCACAGCGGCGGCGCTCTCCGCCTCACTGTGCGCGCTAGGGACGCTGGCGGGATTGCCGCTGTTTCCGGTCTGGGCTGCTGCCGCCGCCGCCGGGTTCTGCCTGCGTGGCGCGGCGCTGATCTGGAATATCGAGCTGCCCGCTTATTCGCGGGATCCATAA
- a CDS encoding adenylate kinase has protein sequence MNIILLGPPGAGKGTQAQRLVEGRGMVQLSTGDMLRETRKADTPLGRQVADVMDSGALVSDEIVTAMIDEKLASLDPATGVIFDGYPRTSAQAETLDKILAGRGRKLDRVIELGVDEDALVERIVGRYTCATCGKGYHDKFERPKVEGTCDKCGGHEFKRRADDNEETVRTRMGEYRAKTAPILPYYEAQGLVSRVNGMAPIDEVTSAIEEILDAD, from the coding sequence GTGAACATCATTCTTCTTGGCCCACCGGGGGCGGGTAAGGGCACACAGGCTCAGCGCCTGGTCGAGGGCCGCGGCATGGTCCAGCTTTCGACCGGCGACATGCTGCGCGAGACGCGCAAGGCCGACACGCCGCTGGGCCGCCAGGTAGCCGACGTCATGGATTCGGGTGCGCTGGTCTCTGACGAGATCGTCACCGCGATGATCGACGAGAAGCTCGCTAGCCTCGATCCGGCGACCGGAGTGATCTTCGACGGCTATCCGCGCACCTCGGCCCAGGCCGAAACGCTCGACAAGATCCTTGCCGGCCGCGGCCGCAAGCTCGACCGGGTGATTGAGCTCGGCGTGGACGAGGATGCCTTGGTCGAACGCATCGTTGGCCGCTACACCTGCGCCACTTGCGGCAAGGGCTATCACGACAAGTTCGAGCGGCCCAAGGTAGAGGGCACGTGCGACAAGTGCGGCGGCCACGAGTTCAAGCGCCGGGCTGACGACAACGAAGAGACCGTCCGCACCCGCATGGGCGAGTACCGCGCCAAGACCGCGCCGATCCTGCCGTATTACGAAGCGCAGGGCCTGGTGAGCCGGGTCAATGGCATGGCGCCGATCGACGAGGTGACGAGCGCGATCGAGGAAATCCTCGACGCCGATTGA
- a CDS encoding DNA-directed RNA polymerase subunit alpha encodes MSVNTKNWQELKKPNSLDIKSGGDAKRKATFVAEPLERGFGLTLGNALRRVLLSSLQGAAITSIRIENVLHEFSSLAGVREDVTDIVLNVKQIALKMEGEGPKRLQLSVTGPADVTAGDIAVSGDIEVLNKDLVICHLDEGATLNMELTADTGKGYVPAVSNRPVDAPIGLIPIDSLYSPIRQVSYKVDNARVGQELDYDKLSITVETDGTVTPEDAVAYAARILQDQLTLFVHFEEGIPQPSSPMIGVAAQPEESDANQLNRYLLKKVDELELSVRSANCLKNDNIIYIGDLVQKTEAEMLRTPNFGRKSLNEIKEVLSSMGLRLGMDIPGWPPENIEEMAKKLEQELLG; translated from the coding sequence ATGTCCGTCAACACCAAGAACTGGCAGGAACTCAAGAAACCCAACAGCCTCGACATCAAGAGCGGCGGCGACGCGAAGCGCAAGGCGACTTTCGTGGCCGAACCGCTCGAGCGCGGTTTTGGCCTGACGCTCGGTAACGCACTCCGTCGCGTGCTCCTGTCGAGCCTGCAGGGCGCAGCAATCACCTCGATCCGTATCGAGAACGTGCTGCACGAGTTCTCGTCGCTCGCCGGCGTGCGCGAGGACGTGACCGACATCGTCCTCAACGTGAAGCAGATCGCCCTCAAGATGGAAGGCGAAGGCCCCAAGCGGCTGCAGCTTTCGGTCACCGGCCCCGCCGACGTGACTGCCGGTGACATCGCCGTTTCGGGTGACATCGAAGTCCTCAACAAGGACCTCGTGATCTGTCACCTCGACGAAGGCGCGACGCTCAACATGGAGCTGACTGCCGACACCGGTAAGGGCTACGTCCCGGCCGTTTCGAACCGTCCGGTCGACGCGCCGATCGGCCTGATCCCGATTGACTCTCTCTACTCGCCGATCCGTCAGGTCAGCTACAAGGTCGACAACGCCCGCGTCGGGCAGGAACTTGACTACGACAAGCTGTCGATCACGGTCGAAACTGATGGCACCGTCACCCCGGAAGACGCCGTGGCTTATGCCGCGCGCATCCTCCAGGACCAGCTGACGCTGTTCGTGCACTTCGAAGAAGGCATTCCGCAGCCGTCCAGCCCGATGATCGGTGTGGCCGCGCAGCCGGAAGAGAGCGACGCCAACCAGCTCAACCGTTACCTTCTCAAGAAGGTCGACGAGCTCGAGCTGTCGGTCCGTTCGGCCAACTGCCTCAAGAACGACAACATCATCTACATCGGCGATCTGGTCCAGAAGACCGAAGCCGAGATGCTGCGCACGCCGAACTTCGGCCGCAAGTCGCTCAACGAGATCAAGGAAGTGCTGTCCAGCATGGGTCTGCGCCTCGGCATGGACATCCCGGGCTGGCCGCCTGAGAACATCGAAGAAATGGCCAAGAAGCTCGAACAAGAGCTGCTCGGCTAA
- a CDS encoding SRPBCC domain-containing protein, with amino-acid sequence MRGSLYCFVAALTLVGSAPAIAEVKSASEAGFVSHNEALVRASPEQAWAALIAPSQWWNSGHTYSGDAANLSLKAAAGGCFCERVPAKSGPDGEVEHMRVIYMTPYSALRLRGGLGPLQSEPVNGVLTVTLKPEGEGTRIAFDYAVGGYMRMSMTEMAPLVDGVIGEQVQRLAERLGKVN; translated from the coding sequence ATGCGTGGTTCCCTTTACTGCTTCGTCGCCGCACTGACCCTGGTCGGCTCAGCACCTGCAATCGCTGAAGTTAAGTCTGCGAGCGAGGCGGGCTTTGTCTCGCACAACGAGGCGCTGGTTCGAGCATCGCCCGAACAGGCTTGGGCCGCGCTGATCGCCCCATCACAGTGGTGGAACAGCGGGCACACCTATTCCGGTGACGCGGCGAACCTGTCGCTCAAGGCCGCCGCCGGCGGCTGCTTCTGCGAGCGCGTCCCAGCGAAGTCCGGGCCCGACGGCGAAGTCGAGCACATGCGGGTGATCTACATGACGCCCTATTCCGCCCTGCGCCTGCGCGGCGGGTTGGGGCCGTTGCAGTCCGAGCCGGTGAATGGCGTCTTGACGGTAACCCTGAAGCCCGAGGGGGAGGGGACGAGGATTGCCTTCGACTATGCCGTCGGCGGCTACATGCGGATGTCGATGACAGAGATGGCACCGCTGGTGGATGGCGTGATCGGCGAGCAGGTGCAGCGGCTCGCGGAACGCCTCGGAAAAGTGAACTGA
- the rpsK gene encoding 30S ribosomal protein S11, with the protein MAREPQRIKRRERKNISSGVAHVNASFNNTMITITDAQGNAISWSSAGMMGFKGSRKSTPYAAQVAADDAGKKAAEHGVRTLEVEIKGPGSGRESALRALQAVGFTITSIRDVTPIPHNGVRPSKRRRV; encoded by the coding sequence ATGGCACGCGAACCCCAGCGCATCAAAAGGCGGGAGCGCAAGAACATCTCGAGCGGCGTCGCGCACGTGAACGCTAGCTTCAACAACACCATGATCACCATCACCGACGCGCAGGGCAATGCGATCAGCTGGTCCAGCGCCGGCATGATGGGCTTCAAGGGCAGCCGCAAGTCGACTCCCTATGCCGCCCAGGTTGCTGCGGACGATGCCGGCAAGAAGGCCGCCGAACACGGCGTCCGTACGCTGGAAGTGGAGATCAAGGGTCCGGGTTCGGGCCGCGAAAGCGCGCTCCGGGCCTTGCAGGCCGTCGGCTTCACCATCACATCCATCCGCGATGTGACCCCGATCCCGCACAACGGGGTCCGGCCGTCGAAGCGCCGCCGCGTCTGA
- a CDS encoding PepSY domain-containing protein encodes MARLRIMQQFARWHIWLGWLVGFPILMWTVTGLYMAARPIEEVRGDQLRAERSVIDPAAVSFPSTLGEPIREARLVSLPSGPVWVITSAQGSVWRYSADGSAALPPVVKDEAGRIADTAYAGKAAREAVTYFPPGEAPNDARSKAAVWQATYADGTHVYIDDATGEVLALRTPQWRLYDVMWGLHIMDLQTRENAHHPILIIFAALSVFGAMLGCTLLFRRRKARVKA; translated from the coding sequence ATGGCACGACTTCGCATCATGCAGCAGTTCGCACGCTGGCACATCTGGCTCGGCTGGCTGGTAGGCTTTCCGATCCTGATGTGGACGGTGACCGGGCTCTACATGGCGGCACGGCCAATCGAGGAAGTGCGCGGGGATCAGCTGCGCGCCGAACGATCCGTGATCGACCCGGCGGCCGTCAGCTTTCCCTCGACCCTGGGCGAACCGATCCGCGAAGCACGCTTGGTCTCGCTGCCGAGCGGGCCGGTCTGGGTCATCACCTCGGCCCAGGGAAGCGTCTGGCGGTATTCCGCAGACGGAAGCGCAGCCCTGCCTCCTGTCGTGAAGGACGAGGCCGGCAGGATCGCCGACACGGCCTATGCCGGGAAAGCGGCTCGTGAAGCCGTCACCTATTTCCCGCCGGGCGAGGCTCCGAACGATGCCCGCTCCAAGGCGGCGGTCTGGCAGGCCACCTACGCCGACGGTACGCACGTCTATATCGACGACGCGACTGGCGAGGTTCTAGCGCTGCGCACGCCGCAATGGCGGCTCTACGACGTGATGTGGGGACTGCACATCATGGACTTGCAGACCCGGGAGAATGCGCATCACCCGATTCTGATCATATTCGCCGCTCTCTCCGTGTTCGGAGCGATGCTCGGCTGCACTCTGCTGTTCCGCCGGCGCAAGGCGCGTGTGAAGGCATGA
- a CDS encoding prolyl oligopeptidase family serine peptidase, protein MRFPVLATALSALVLSVPLQAQDMTAPKYPETRRDDVVETLFGEKIADPYRWLENDVRNDAEVAAWVEKQNALTDTYLAKLPMRDWFKQRIGQLYDYERFSTPVKRGDRYFYTRNSGLQNQSPLYVRDGLGGAPRLLIDPNTWANDGATALDAWRASPDGSKVLYSVQDGGSDWRIIRVLDAATGKQLSEEIRWAKFTDLAWVGEEGFLYSRFPEPEQGQDFQALNYDQAVYFHRLGTPQSEDQLVYSTPANRDYNHSASVTSDGRWAVITTSIGTDARYEIRAIDLAARGTSGWATRTLVTGFDNAWSLIDGVGGKLWFSTNKGSPRYRVVSIDLDNPAGDWAEIVPEKEQPIDGASIVGDRLVLSYLKDATALARTFDLAGKELAPVELTGLGSVSGFTGKPGDPETFYSFASFNRPATIYRLNVATGESSVFAQPELKFDPETIAVEQRFYTSKDGTRVPVFIVRRKDVTGPAPTLLYGYGGFDISLTPTFSPSRLAWIEAGGVFALANIRGGGEYGKAWHDGGRLNNKQNVFDDFIGAAEFLKAENVASQVAVQGGSNGGLLVGAVVNQRPDLFAAGNAQVGVMDMLRFDRWTAGRYWVDDYGYPDREADFKVLRKYSPYHNIHSGTEYPAVIVTTADTDDRVVPGHSFKYTAALQAAEVGDKPHLIRIETRAGHGSGKPTDKAIEEASDIMAFLGKWAGLAVRQ, encoded by the coding sequence ATGCGTTTTCCCGTTCTCGCCACGGCACTGTCTGCCTTGGTTCTTTCCGTTCCCTTGCAGGCCCAGGACATGACCGCTCCGAAATACCCTGAAACCCGCCGTGACGATGTGGTCGAGACGCTGTTCGGCGAGAAGATCGCCGATCCCTATCGCTGGCTCGAAAACGACGTCCGCAACGACGCCGAAGTCGCCGCCTGGGTCGAAAAGCAGAACGCGCTTACCGATACCTACCTCGCCAAGTTGCCGATGCGTGATTGGTTTAAGCAGCGGATCGGGCAGCTTTACGACTACGAACGCTTCTCGACCCCGGTGAAGCGCGGCGACCGCTATTTTTACACCCGCAATTCCGGCCTTCAGAACCAATCGCCGCTCTACGTCCGCGATGGATTGGGTGGCGCACCGCGACTGCTGATCGACCCGAACACCTGGGCCAACGACGGCGCGACCGCGCTCGACGCCTGGCGTGCCTCGCCCGATGGCTCGAAGGTGCTCTACAGCGTGCAGGACGGTGGCAGCGACTGGCGTATCATTCGCGTGCTCGATGCCGCCACTGGCAAGCAGCTGAGCGAAGAGATCCGCTGGGCCAAGTTCACCGACCTGGCCTGGGTCGGCGAAGAGGGCTTCCTCTACTCTCGCTTCCCGGAGCCCGAGCAGGGTCAGGACTTCCAGGCTCTAAACTACGACCAGGCTGTCTATTTTCACCGCCTCGGCACGCCGCAGAGCGAGGACCAGTTGGTCTATTCGACGCCGGCGAACCGCGATTACAACCATAGCGCCAGCGTCACGAGTGACGGGCGCTGGGCCGTCATTACGACTTCGATCGGCACCGATGCCCGCTACGAGATTCGCGCAATCGACCTCGCGGCGCGCGGCACGAGCGGTTGGGCCACTCGTACGCTGGTTACAGGGTTCGATAACGCCTGGAGCCTGATCGATGGGGTGGGCGGAAAGCTGTGGTTCTCCACCAACAAGGGCTCGCCCCGTTATCGGGTCGTTTCGATCGACCTCGATAATCCCGCCGGCGACTGGGCCGAGATCGTGCCTGAGAAGGAACAGCCGATCGATGGCGCGTCGATCGTGGGTGATCGACTGGTCCTGTCCTATCTCAAGGACGCCACCGCACTGGCGCGTACCTTCGACTTGGCGGGCAAGGAGTTGGCGCCGGTTGAGCTGACCGGGCTCGGCTCGGTTTCGGGTTTCACCGGCAAGCCGGGCGATCCTGAGACCTTCTACAGCTTTGCCAGCTTCAACCGCCCCGCCACGATCTACCGCCTCAACGTCGCGACCGGCGAAAGTTCGGTTTTTGCGCAACCGGAGCTCAAGTTCGATCCCGAGACGATCGCGGTCGAGCAGCGGTTCTACACCTCCAAGGACGGCACCCGCGTGCCGGTGTTCATCGTGCGCCGCAAGGATGTGACCGGCCCGGCGCCGACGCTGCTCTATGGCTACGGCGGGTTCGACATCTCGCTGACGCCGACATTCTCGCCCTCGCGCCTGGCGTGGATCGAGGCTGGCGGCGTGTTTGCGCTCGCCAACATTCGCGGCGGCGGGGAATACGGGAAGGCCTGGCATGACGGCGGCCGACTGAACAACAAGCAGAACGTGTTCGACGACTTCATCGGCGCTGCCGAGTTCCTCAAGGCGGAGAACGTGGCCAGCCAGGTCGCGGTGCAGGGCGGTTCCAATGGCGGCCTGCTCGTGGGTGCCGTGGTCAATCAGCGACCCGACTTGTTTGCTGCCGGCAACGCCCAGGTTGGCGTGATGGACATGCTGCGCTTCGACCGCTGGACTGCGGGCCGCTACTGGGTCGACGACTACGGCTACCCGGATCGGGAAGCGGACTTCAAGGTGCTGCGTAAGTACTCACCGTACCACAACATTCATTCGGGCACCGAGTACCCGGCGGTGATCGTCACGACCGCCGATACCGACGACCGCGTGGTTCCTGGGCACAGTTTCAAGTACACCGCCGCGCTCCAGGCTGCCGAAGTCGGCGACAAACCACACCTGATCCGGATCGAGACCCGCGCGGGCCACGGTTCGGGCAAGCCGACCGACAAGGCGATCGAGGAAGCATCCGACATCATGGCCTTCCTGGGCAAGTGGGCCGGGCTTGCTGTTCGGCAGTGA
- the rpsM gene encoding 30S ribosomal protein S13: MARIAGVNLPTNKRVIVALTYIHGIGPTTAKKIADKLGIDHSRRVQDLSDAEVLQIRETIDADHTVEGDLRRDTAMNIKRLMDLACYRGLRHRKGLPVRGQRTHTNARTRKGKAKPIAGKKK, translated from the coding sequence GTGGCTCGTATTGCCGGGGTAAACCTCCCCACCAACAAGCGCGTGATCGTCGCGCTGACCTATATCCATGGTATTGGCCCGACCACGGCGAAGAAAATCGCCGACAAGCTGGGCATCGATCATAGCCGCCGCGTTCAGGATCTCTCGGACGCCGAAGTCCTTCAGATTCGCGAAACCATCGACGCCGACCACACGGTCGAGGGTGACCTTCGTCGCGACACCGCGATGAACATCAAGCGTCTGATGGACCTGGCCTGCTATCGCGGCCTGCGTCACCGCAAGGGTCTGCCCGTTCGCGGTCAGCGCACGCATACCAACGCCCGTACCCGCAAGGGCAAGGCCAAGCCGATCGCCGGCAAGAAGAAGTAA